Proteins from a genomic interval of Tenacibaculum sp. SZ-18:
- a CDS encoding NHLP bacteriocin export ABC transporter permease/ATPase subunit, with product MFENKKIKLASNQSLVLSEYDRFWMITSGEVDVFYTNVDDKGVYKSSLNYLYTAKQGELLFSLITSKEARKDMHLIVVSKGASLVAVNKNRLLNIDHFLLSGMIDKWILKHASTVHNKLAPRVHSALDEFGLVELKKNSTAYPSKKLVWVELVQGTIGVYTGENKVTLKDEFKFPVPVSNNFWLKAEDNRTQVEVKSTNDILKEEIFFMLSMNNLQEYLYDRLIANFNRAKENERLRIADKVSSEQIKLTSTLEKLKSIISGKAGVIEDSGHTNLDNELFHTCKLIGDAIGFQFEAPKYIESYEKNTANQLQAIAQASKVRVRKIILRGSWWKDENGHLLAFKKKEKTPVALIQQTPTSYVMKDVVTGNEEVVDYKIAEELDPISYMFFYGFEGTISSVREIGNFAIQGVKKDGRFLMIAAFIGSLVGLLVPILSGVMFDDVIPTADKSLHIEVLVIMVMLALVTAGMQLIQGVLQLRVETKSSINLQAGVIDHLLRLPVTFYKKFSAGDLTNRALSINGIRQILSNTVMTAVLSGAFSFVNLFLLFYYESSLAWIGVGLAVAAIAFMTIIGMAKLKYDREISDAQGELQGFLFEFLSGITKIRITGGEKRIFALWADRFARLKKLGFSSGSYQNYVETFNASYPLLTNMFFFGFIYYTVNNAANVGAMISVGAFMAFISAFNQFLRDCLKMSIALITSLNIITLYERVKPILEEKPESEGESLDPGELVGEIELNSISFRYHEEQPLILNDLSFKIDAGEMVAFVGTSGSGKSTIMRLLLGFEEPEAGSIYYDGNSYDSMNKDLVRRQIGVVLQNGALMSGSIYKNIVGNSELTLEDAWEAARMAGMEEDIKQMPMGMHTVISEGAGTFSGGQRQRLMIARAIVHKPRLLFMDEATSALDNKTQNIVSESLDKLQATRIVIAHRLSTVINADRIYVLDKGKIVESGSYSELMKQNGVFSKLAKRQIA from the coding sequence ATGTTTGAAAATAAAAAAATAAAATTAGCTTCTAATCAATCACTAGTTTTAAGTGAGTATGATCGTTTCTGGATGATTACTTCTGGAGAAGTAGATGTATTCTATACAAATGTTGATGATAAAGGAGTTTATAAAAGTAGTTTAAACTATTTATACACTGCAAAACAAGGAGAGTTATTATTCAGTTTAATAACTTCAAAAGAAGCTAGGAAAGATATGCACTTAATTGTTGTGAGTAAAGGTGCTTCATTAGTTGCAGTCAATAAAAATAGATTATTAAATATCGATCATTTCTTGCTTAGTGGTATGATCGATAAATGGATATTAAAACATGCTAGTACGGTTCATAATAAACTTGCACCAAGAGTTCATAGTGCTCTTGATGAATTTGGCTTAGTAGAATTAAAGAAGAATAGTACTGCTTATCCATCAAAAAAACTTGTTTGGGTAGAATTAGTTCAGGGAACAATAGGTGTTTATACCGGAGAAAATAAGGTTACTCTTAAGGATGAGTTTAAATTTCCTGTGCCAGTTTCAAATAATTTTTGGTTAAAAGCTGAAGATAATAGAACACAGGTAGAAGTAAAAAGCACAAACGATATATTAAAGGAAGAGATCTTTTTCATGCTATCTATGAATAATCTGCAAGAATATTTGTACGATAGGTTAATTGCTAATTTTAATCGAGCTAAAGAGAATGAAAGATTGAGAATTGCTGACAAAGTATCTTCGGAGCAAATTAAGCTTACTTCAACCTTAGAAAAGTTAAAGTCAATTATATCTGGTAAAGCAGGTGTAATTGAAGATAGTGGTCATACGAATCTGGATAACGAATTGTTTCATACTTGCAAGTTAATTGGAGATGCAATAGGGTTTCAATTTGAGGCACCAAAATATATAGAGTCTTATGAAAAGAACACAGCAAATCAATTACAAGCAATTGCGCAAGCTTCAAAAGTTCGTGTTCGAAAAATTATATTAAGAGGTTCATGGTGGAAAGATGAAAATGGTCATCTTTTAGCATTTAAAAAGAAAGAAAAAACACCAGTTGCTTTAATTCAACAAACACCAACATCGTATGTAATGAAAGATGTTGTTACAGGAAATGAAGAAGTAGTGGATTATAAAATTGCAGAAGAATTAGATCCTATTTCTTATATGTTTTTTTATGGATTCGAAGGAACAATTTCTTCAGTAAGAGAAATAGGAAATTTTGCTATTCAAGGGGTGAAAAAGGATGGTCGATTTTTAATGATTGCTGCTTTCATAGGAAGTTTAGTAGGACTTTTAGTTCCAATACTTTCAGGAGTTATGTTTGATGATGTAATCCCAACAGCAGATAAATCTTTGCATATTGAAGTGTTAGTAATTATGGTAATGTTAGCTTTAGTTACTGCAGGTATGCAATTAATTCAAGGAGTTCTTCAGTTAAGAGTAGAAACGAAATCAAGTATTAATTTACAGGCTGGTGTTATAGATCACCTGTTGAGGTTACCAGTTACTTTTTACAAGAAGTTTTCTGCAGGAGACCTTACAAACAGAGCGTTAAGTATTAATGGAATTCGACAGATTTTATCAAATACTGTTATGACAGCTGTTTTAAGTGGAGCTTTCTCTTTTGTAAATTTATTTCTTTTATTCTATTACGAGTCAAGCTTGGCATGGATCGGAGTAGGTCTCGCAGTAGCAGCAATCGCTTTTATGACTATCATTGGTATGGCAAAATTGAAGTATGATAGAGAAATTTCTGACGCACAAGGAGAATTACAAGGTTTTTTGTTTGAGTTTTTATCGGGAATAACAAAAATCCGAATCACTGGTGGAGAAAAAAGAATTTTTGCGCTTTGGGCAGATAGATTTGCAAGGCTTAAAAAATTAGGATTTAGCTCAGGAAGTTATCAAAACTACGTTGAAACTTTTAATGCATCTTATCCATTATTAACAAATATGTTCTTTTTCGGATTTATTTATTATACAGTGAATAATGCCGCTAATGTTGGGGCAATGATTTCTGTTGGAGCATTTATGGCATTCATAAGCGCATTCAATCAATTTTTACGTGATTGCTTAAAAATGAGTATTGCCTTAATCACTTCTTTGAATATAATTACTTTATATGAAAGAGTAAAGCCAATTCTTGAGGAAAAGCCAGAATCGGAAGGAGAAAGTTTAGATCCAGGTGAGCTTGTGGGTGAAATTGAATTAAACTCAATTTCTTTTAGATATCATGAAGAACAACCATTAATCTTGAATGACCTTTCTTTTAAAATTGACGCTGGAGAAATGGTAGCATTTGTAGGTACATCAGGTTCAGGGAAATCTACAATTATGAGATTACTTCTTGGGTTTGAAGAACCGGAAGCAGGTTCAATATATTACGATGGAAATTCTTACGATTCTATGAATAAGGATTTAGTTCGTCGTCAAATTGGTGTTGTACTTCAAAACGGAGCCTTAATGTCTGGTAGTATTTATAAAAATATTGTTGGTAATTCAGAATTAACATTAGAGGATGCTTGGGAAGCTGCTAGAATGGCGGGTATGGAAGAAGATATTAAGCAAATGCCAATGGGAATGCATACCGTTATTAGTGAAGGTGCAGGAACTTTTTCTGGTGGACAAAGACAGCGATTAATGATTGCAAGAGCTATTGTTCATAAACCAAGACTATTATTTATGGATGAAGCGACAAGTGCATTGGATAATAAGACTCAAAATATAGTATCGGAAAGTTTAGATAAGTTACAAGCAACTCGTATTGTAATTGCTCATAGGTTGAGTACCGTTATAAATGCAGATCGTATTTACGTTTTAGACAAAGGAAAAATTGTAGAGTCTGGTTCCTACAGTGAATTGATGAAACAAAATGGAGTATTTTCAAAATTAGCGAAACGACAAATCGCTTAA